A genomic region of Peptoniphilus sp. ING2-D1G contains the following coding sequences:
- the msrA gene encoding Peptide methionine sulfoxide reductase MsrA (Has an important function as a repair enzyme for proteins that have been inactivated by oxidation. Catalyzes the reversible oxidation-reduction of methionine sulfoxide in proteins to methionine; High confidence in function and specificity) → MKTVYLAGGCFWGIEEYFSRITGIISTTVGYANSLKDNPCYEEVCSGKINAVETVKIIYDNKIIPLEKILSYFFKVIDPTILNRQNNDVGVQYRTGIYYEKDEDKEIISNYIEKIKKNYKADIVTEIMRIINFYKAEEYHQNYLKKNPGGYCHIELD, encoded by the coding sequence TTGAAAACTGTATATCTTGCAGGCGGATGTTTTTGGGGAATTGAAGAATATTTTTCAAGAATAACGGGCATAATTAGTACTACTGTAGGGTATGCAAATTCTTTAAAGGATAATCCCTGTTATGAAGAAGTGTGCAGTGGGAAAATAAACGCGGTAGAGACTGTTAAAATAATCTATGATAACAAAATAATTCCTCTTGAAAAAATTTTATCTTATTTCTTTAAAGTAATAGATCCTACTATTCTGAATAGACAAAATAACGATGTAGGAGTTCAATATAGGACTGGAATTTACTATGAAAAGGACGAAGACAAAGAAATAATTTCTAATTATATAGAAAAAATTAAAAAAAATTATAAAGCTGACATCGTAACTGAAATTATGAGAATAATAAATTTTTATAAAGCGGAAGAATATCATCAAAATTATTTAAAGAAAAACCCGGGTGGATACTGCCATATAGAACTTGATTGA
- a CDS encoding Hypothetical protein (High confidence in function and specificity), translated as MKIELFKFLDRSADSLRDYNEILDQIAKKTSAYLKELLYYDDNFLNITYRIKSEKSFKEKIIKNNFYLEYDDVESMIMNFSDLIGIRIECRFIKDEEKLFNLIKDTFNIELDNGYFKNALDSPISMKLLDRQPQVQMNGFEIYKIDCKYLYGKNSFNFELQIKSMVNVFWGEIDHKILYKNYNYMIDEAFFKDIMSTIKDSLYMIDRQLLILFDHVANLDASTTVSANEQINNLLSKIIHDVYSQKIKNELGFVFNFKNATDIIVEFLQLSAAKERELSYGENFVQLINRINEVQNSDVSLQDNIVFSNNVLSGDKFTQSILDVIKRISSKDFTWNMIVKIICQMQKSNYDRSMLDFANFIRSKYSIEFIKIFESFDLIPEDESNLENYILKTVYNNFKKNHSLNYLAIDALNDIEVAFRFIERENKKFNLEDLKIKFKYGLEKTN; from the coding sequence AAGAAAACTTCTGCCTATTTAAAGGAATTATTATATTATGATGATAATTTTTTAAATATTACCTATAGAATTAAATCTGAAAAATCTTTTAAAGAGAAGATCATAAAAAACAATTTTTATTTAGAATATGATGATGTTGAATCCATGATAATGAACTTTTCAGATTTAATAGGTATAAGGATTGAGTGTAGATTTATTAAAGATGAAGAAAAACTATTTAATTTAATAAAAGATACTTTTAATATTGAATTAGATAACGGATATTTTAAGAATGCTTTAGATTCTCCAATATCCATGAAATTATTAGATAGACAACCTCAAGTACAAATGAACGGATTTGAAATTTATAAAATAGACTGTAAATATCTATATGGGAAAAACAGTTTCAATTTTGAATTGCAGATTAAATCCATGGTAAATGTTTTTTGGGGAGAAATTGACCATAAGATACTTTATAAAAATTATAATTATATGATAGATGAAGCTTTCTTCAAGGACATAATGTCTACTATAAAAGATTCCTTATACATGATAGATAGACAACTGTTGATTTTATTCGATCATGTAGCAAACTTGGACGCAAGTACAACTGTATCTGCAAATGAACAAATTAACAATCTTTTATCCAAAATTATTCATGATGTCTATAGTCAAAAAATTAAAAATGAATTGGGATTTGTGTTTAATTTTAAAAATGCAACGGATATAATTGTTGAATTTTTGCAACTTAGTGCAGCTAAAGAAAGAGAATTATCCTATGGTGAAAATTTTGTACAGCTGATAAATAGAATAAATGAGGTTCAAAATAGTGATGTGAGTTTACAAGATAATATAGTATTCTCCAACAATGTTTTATCAGGGGATAAATTCACGCAAAGTATTTTAGATGTAATCAAAAGAATATCGAGTAAAGATTTTACGTGGAATATGATTGTAAAGATAATATGTCAGATGCAAAAATCAAATTATGATAGAAGTATGCTGGATTTTGCTAATTTTATAAGATCTAAATACTCAATTGAATTTATTAAAATATTTGAAAGTTTTGATTTAATTCCAGAGGATGAAAGCAACTTAGAGAATTATATTTTGAAAACGGTGTATAATAATTTTAAGAAAAATCATTCTCTAAATTATTTAGCAATAGATGCGTTAAATGATATAGAAGTAGCATTTAGATTTATAGAACGAGAAAATAAAAAGTTTAATTTAGAGGATTTGAAGATAAAATTTAAGTATGGATTGGAGAAAACAAATTGA